From the Quercus lobata isolate SW786 chromosome 6, ValleyOak3.0 Primary Assembly, whole genome shotgun sequence genome, one window contains:
- the LOC115995041 gene encoding aspartyl protease family protein 1-like — translation MAGAWTPTTTMTCCTYCYSIVLLMVLLSSWSCCDGLGTFGYGLHHRFSDPVKGILGVDGLPEKGSVDYYVAMAHRDRIIRGRHLASINDQSPLAFSGGNDTYRLDLLGFLHYANVSLGNPSLSFLVALDTGSDLFWLPCDCQENGCVKALQTSNRTVINLNIYSPNKSSTSGIIPCNSTSCKKSHCSSASPNCPYKVEYLSSNTSSTGILVEDLLHLIRDDDQSKAVDANITFGCGQLQTGTFLEGAAPNGLFGLGMNNISVPSTLARLGLASNSFSMCFGPGGIGRIKFGDNGSSDQRKTPFNIMSTHPTYNISITQTTVGKNVSALEFSAIFDSGTSFTSLKDPAYTFISESLNSQVPERRHPSDSQIPFEYCYDLSVNQTSYVIPDINLTMKGGDQYSLTDPTAVIQTAQGGYMYCLALLKSEDINIIGQNFMTGYNIVFDREKVVLGWKTSNCSDDENFSTLPISPSHSPAHSPAHSPAHSPAVSPAAVNPEATSNSGTNSDPPVSPPSSYSPKLKPFHYTLAMLLLSFLAIV, via the exons ATGGCTGGGGCTTGGACTCCCACAACAACAATGACTTGTTGTACATATTGTTATAGCATAGTACTACTAATGGTTTTGTTGAGTTCGTGGAGTTGTTGTGACGGGTTGGGAACATTCGGGTACGGACTCCACCACAGGTTTTCGGATCCAGTGAAGGGAATTCTGGGTGTTGATGGGCTTCCAGAGAAAGGTAGCGTAGATTACTATGTCGCTATGGCCCACAGAGATCGCATCATCCGTGGCCGCCACCTCGCCTCCATCAACGACCAGTCGCCTCTCGCTTTCTCCGGTGGAAACGACACTTACCGCCTTGATCTTTTGGGATT TTTGCATTATGCTAATGTTTCTTTGGGGAATCCGAGTTTATCATTCTTGGTGGCGTTAGACACAGGCAGTGATTTGTTCTGGTTACCATGTGATTGTCAAGAAAATGGTTGCGTAAAGGCTTTACAGACATCAAATAGAACG GTAATAAACCTTAACATCTACAGTCCTAATAAATCATCGACAAGTGGAATAATTCCTTGCAACAGCACTTCCTGCAAAAAAAGTCACTGCTCTTCAGCAAGTCCTAATTGTCCTTACAAAGTCGAGTATCTTTCTAGTAACACTTCGTCTACTGGGATCTTAGTGGAGGATCTTTTGCACTTAATTCGAGATGATGATCAATCAAAAGCTGTTGATGCTAATATTACTTTTGG TTGTGGTCAACTTCAGACTGGTACTTTTTTGGAGGGTGCAGCACCAAATGGTCTTTTTGGGCTCGGTATGAATAATATATCTGTTCCTAGCACCTTAGCAAGATTAGGGCTAGCTTCAAATTCTTTTTCCATGTGTTTTGGACCTGGTGGGATTGGGAGAATAAAGTTTGGAGATAATGGCAGCTCAGACCAAAGAAAAACGCCATTCAATATTATGTCAACACA TCCAACTTACAACATCAGCATCACTCAAACAACTGTGGGAAAAAATGTTTCTGCACTGGAGTTCAGTGCAATCTTTGACTCAGGAACATCATTTACAAGCCTAAAAGACCCAGCTTATACATTTATTTCTGAGAGT TTGAACTCCCAGGTCCCAGAAAGGCGGCATCCATCTGATTCCCAGATTCCTTTTGAATACTGTTATGACTTAAG TGTAAATCAAACCAGTTATGTAATCCCTGATATAAATCTGACAATGAAGGGTGGAGACCAATATTCTCTCACTGATCCAACCGCAGTGATACAAACTGCTCAG GGTGGATACATGTATTGTCTGGCTCTTCTCAAAAGTGAAGATATAAACATCATAGGAC AGAACTTCATGACTGGTTATAACATAGTTTTTGATCGCGAGAAGGTTGTATTGGGTTGGAAGACATCTAACT GTTCTGATGATGAGAATTTCAGCACTCTACCTATCAGCCCATCACACTCTCCTGCTCACTCCCCTGCTCACTCTCCTGCTCACTCCCCTGCTGTCTCCCCTGCTGCTGTCAATCCAGAAGCCACATCAAATAGTGGAACCAATTCTGATCCACCTGTGTCACCACCATCCAGTTATTCACCCAAGTTGAAGCCCTTTCATTACACACTTGCGATgcttcttctttcatttcttgCCATTGTttga
- the LOC115995286 gene encoding aspartyl protease family protein 1-like, translated as MACAYTSTTCSYSLTSGSHILLLVLLLLGLSSWSCYGLGSFGFDIHHRFSDPVKQILGFDGLPEKGSVEYYVAMAQRDHIIRGRHLAASNNQSPPAPLTFADGNETIFLNNFGSLYYANVSVGTPSLSYLVALDTGSDLFWLPCDCSNSNSCVTGLETPSGQVLNLNIYSPNASSTSKKVPCGSNYLCSPNQCLSANSSDCAYSYPYVSNDTSTSGILVEDFLHLITDDDQSKAVDAQVTLGCGTNETGIFLEGAAPNGLIGLGLNNISVPSTLARNGLGPNSFSMCFGSDVIGRINFGDNGTSDQKATPFTVEPSFPTYNITITQINIGGGNVSQMEFNAIFDSGTSYTYLSDPTYTFISESFNSQVTEKRYPSNSQIPFEYCYYLSANTTPTVNLTMKGGDQYFVTDPTVLFSTQAGYFYCLGLLKSEGINIIGQNFMTGYRIVFNHDKMVLGWKASNCYNDSNSQTSPTNQSQSPALAVNPKTTAPSSHSPKLKALTYALVMLLVSFFAIV; from the exons ATGGCTTGTGCTTACACCTCTACTACTTGTTCATATTCATTGACTTCCGGATCACACATACTACTACTGGTATTGTTGCTACTGGGATTGAGTTCCTGGAGCTGTTATGGGTTGGGATCATTTGGGTTCGACATCCACCACCGGTTCTCCGATCCGGTTAAGCAAATTCTGGGTTTTGATGGGCTTCCAGAGAAAGGAAGCGTAGAGTACTATGTTGCTATGGCTCAACGAGACCACATAATCCGGGGCCGCCACCTCGCGGCCAGTAACAACCAGTCTCCACCGGCGCCTCTCACTTTCGCCGATGGAAACGAGACCATCTTCCTCAACAATTTCGgaag TTTGTATTACGCTAATGTTTCTGTGGGGACACCGAGTTTATCATATTTGGTAGCATTGGACACAGGCAGTGATTTGTTCTGGCTACCCTGCGATTGTTCGAATAGCAATTCTTGCGTAACCGGCTTAGAGACACCATCTGGACAG GTACTAAACCTTAACATCTACAGTCCTAATGCATCATCAACAAGCAAAAAGGTTCCTTGTGGTAGCAATTACTTGTGCAGTCCAAATCAGTGTCTCTCAGCTAATAGTAGTGATTGTGCTTATAGTTATCCCTATGTTTCAAATGACACTTCAACTTCTGGAATTTTGGTAGAGGATTTTTTGCACTTAATTACAGATGATGATCAATCAAAAGCTGTTGATGCTCAAGTTACTCTTGG TTGTGGTACAAATGAGACTGGTATTTTTCTAGAGGGAGCAGCACCAAACGGTCTAATTGGGCTTGGTCTTAATAACATTTCTGTTCCGAGCACCTTAGCAAGAAATGGGCTAGGtccaaattctttttccatGTGTTTTGGATCTGATGTAATTGGGAGAATAAATTTTGGAGATAATGGCACCTCAGACCAAAAAGCAACACCATTCACTGTTGAACCAtcatt TCCTACTTATAACATAACTATCACTCAAATAAATATCGGAGGAGGGAATGTTTCTCAGATGGAGTTCAATGCAATATTTGACTCTGGTACATCGTATACATATCTAAGCGACCCAACTTATACATTTATTTCTGAGAGT TTCAATTCTCAAGTCACAGAAAAACGATATCCATCAAATTCCCAAATCCCCTTTGAATACTGTTATTATTTAAG TGCAAATACGACACCTACAGTGAATCTTACAATGAAAGGTGGAGACCAATATTTTGTCACTGATCCAACAGTATTGTTCTCTACTCAG GCTGGATATTTTTATTGCTTGGGTCTTCTCAAAAGTGAAGGCATAAACATCATAGGAC AAAACTTCATGACTGGTTATCGCATAGTTTTCAACCATGATAAGATGGTTTTGGGTTGGAAGGCATCTAACT GTTACAATGATTCGAATTCGCAAACTTCACCTACCAACCAATCACAATCTCCTGCTCTTGCTGTCAATCCAAAAACCACAGCACCATCTAGTCATTCACCCAAGTTGAAGGCTTTGACTTACGCACTCGTGATGCTTCTAGTTTCATTCTTTGCCattgtttaa
- the LOC115993563 gene encoding aspartyl protease family protein 1-like isoform X1 encodes MPSFHSSKLFFFFFFFFFLIFLSLRTCNARSIFTFKMHHRFSDPVKKWSNSTGMLSPAPEKGTVEYYSDLADRDRLLLLRGRKLSDSDASLAFANGNSTFRISSLGFLHYTTVQLGTPGVKFMVALDTGSDLFWVPCECSKCASTEGTVYTSDFELNIYNPKGSSTSKKVTCNSSLCAHRNQCFGAFSDCPYMVSYVSAETSTSGILVEDVLHLTTEDSHQELVEAYITFGCGQVQSGSFLDVAAPNGLLGLGMEKLSVPSILSSKGFTADSFSMCFGHDGVGRISFGDKGSSDQEETPLNLNPSHPTYNITVTQIQVGTTLIDVDFSALFDSGTSFTYLVEPTYTRLVESFHEQTQDRRRQSDPKIPFEYCYDMSPNANASLIPSMSLTMKGESQFTVYDPIIVISTPSELVYCLAIVKGTELNIIGQNFMTGYRVVFDREKLVLGWKKFDCYDIEDQNTFTVKPHATTVPPAVAVGIGSFGCSEKFNHSSLLLVFSFFSFWFFQFCLSFHHYFRTRWKRERERENDLLPNSWLSA; translated from the exons ATGCCTTCTTTCCATTCCTCtaaactcttcttcttcttcttcttcttcttctttctcatcttcCTCTCGCTGCGCACCTGCAATGCACGCAGCATCTTCACCTTCAAGATGCACCACCGCTTCTCCGACCCCGTCAAGAAATGGTCCAACTCCACCGGAATGCTCTCTCCGGCACCGGAAAAGGGCACCGTAGAGTACTACTCCGACCTCGCCGACCGCGATCGCCTCCTCCTCCTCCGCGGCCGCAAGCTCTCCGATTCCGACGCATCCCTCGCTTTCGCCAACGGCAACTCCACCTTCCGCATTAGCTCCCTCGGATT TTTGCATTACACGACGGTGCAATTAGGGACGCCAGGAGTGAAGTTTATGGTAGCACTGGACACTGGGAGTGACCTGTTTTGGGTGCCATGTGAATGCAGTAAATGTGCTTCTACTGAGGGCACTGTTTATACTTCT GATTTTGAGCTTAATATATACAACCCTAAAGGGTCATCAACAAGCAAAAAGGTAACTTGCAACAGCAGTCTTTGTGCACACCGTAATCAATGCTTTGGAGCATTCAGTGATTGCCCTTACATGGTCTCTTATGTCTCTGCTGAAACATCTACTTCTGGGATATTGGTAGAGGATGTTCTCCACTTAACAACAGAAGATAGTCATCAGGAACTTGTTGAGGCATATATCACATTTGG CTGTGGACAGGTTCAAAGTGGTTCATTTCTGGACGTTGCAGCTCCCAATGGTTTGCTTGGGCTAGGTATGGAGAAGTTATCAGTTCCTAGCATTTTATCCAGCAAGGGTTTTACAGCAGATTCATTCTCCATGTGCTTTGGACATGATGGGGTTGGAAGGATCAGTTTTGGAGACAAGGGTAGTTCTGATCAAGAAGAGACACCTCTTAATTTGAACCCATCGCA CCCAACTTATAACATCACTGTTACTCAAATTCAAGTTGGCACAACTCTAATTGATGTGGATTTCAGTGCACTTTTTGATTCTGGGACCTCTTTTACATACTTGGTTGAGCCAACCTACACCAGACTTGTAGAGAGT TTCCATGAACAGACTCAAGATAGGCGGCGACAATCTGATCCAAAGATCCCTTTTGAATATTGTTATGATATGAG TCCTAATGCTAATGCTAGTCTGATACCTAGCATGAGTTTAACTATGAAAGGTGAAAGCCAGTTCACTGTCTATGATCCCATAATTGTCATCTCTACGCCG AGTGAACTTGTTTATTGCCTGGCTATTGTCAAGGGCACAGAACTGAATATAATTGGAC AAAACTTTATGACTGGCTACCGTGTTGTATTTGACCGAGAAAAGCTTGTCTTGGGCTGGAAGAAGTTTGATT GTTATGACATTGAGGATCAAAATACTTTCACAGTAAAACCACATGCTACCACTGTGCCTCCTGCTGTTGCTGTCGGAATAG GTTCATTTGGATGTTCCGAGAAGTTTAAccattcttctcttcttcttgttttttcctttttttctttttggtttttccaATTTTGTCTCTCATTTCATCATTACTTTAGGACCCggtggaagagagagagagagagagagaacgatTTGCTCCCTAATTCATGGCTATCTGCCTGA
- the LOC115993563 gene encoding aspartyl protease family protein 1-like isoform X2 has translation MPSFHSSKLFFFFFFFFFLIFLSLRTCNARSIFTFKMHHRFSDPVKKWSNSTGMLSPAPEKGTVEYYSDLADRDRLLLLRGRKLSDSDASLAFANGNSTFRISSLGFLHYTTVQLGTPGVKFMVALDTGSDLFWVPCECSKCASTEGTVYTSDFELNIYNPKGSSTSKKVTCNSSLCAHRNQCFGAFSDCPYMVSYVSAETSTSGILVEDVLHLTTEDSHQELVEAYITFGCGQVQSGSFLDVAAPNGLLGLGMEKLSVPSILSSKGFTADSFSMCFGHDGVGRISFGDKGSSDQEETPLNLNPSHPTYNITVTQIQVGTTLIDVDFSALFDSGTSFTYLVEPTYTRLVESFHEQTQDRRRQSDPKIPFEYCYDMSPNANASLIPSMSLTMKGESQFTVYDPIIVISTPSELVYCLAIVKGTELNIIGQNFMTGYRVVFDREKLVLGWKKFDCYDIEDQNTFTVKPHATTVPPAVAVGIGKVQSLHGRSKYRNWGPSRAAPMQF, from the exons ATGCCTTCTTTCCATTCCTCtaaactcttcttcttcttcttcttcttcttctttctcatcttcCTCTCGCTGCGCACCTGCAATGCACGCAGCATCTTCACCTTCAAGATGCACCACCGCTTCTCCGACCCCGTCAAGAAATGGTCCAACTCCACCGGAATGCTCTCTCCGGCACCGGAAAAGGGCACCGTAGAGTACTACTCCGACCTCGCCGACCGCGATCGCCTCCTCCTCCTCCGCGGCCGCAAGCTCTCCGATTCCGACGCATCCCTCGCTTTCGCCAACGGCAACTCCACCTTCCGCATTAGCTCCCTCGGATT TTTGCATTACACGACGGTGCAATTAGGGACGCCAGGAGTGAAGTTTATGGTAGCACTGGACACTGGGAGTGACCTGTTTTGGGTGCCATGTGAATGCAGTAAATGTGCTTCTACTGAGGGCACTGTTTATACTTCT GATTTTGAGCTTAATATATACAACCCTAAAGGGTCATCAACAAGCAAAAAGGTAACTTGCAACAGCAGTCTTTGTGCACACCGTAATCAATGCTTTGGAGCATTCAGTGATTGCCCTTACATGGTCTCTTATGTCTCTGCTGAAACATCTACTTCTGGGATATTGGTAGAGGATGTTCTCCACTTAACAACAGAAGATAGTCATCAGGAACTTGTTGAGGCATATATCACATTTGG CTGTGGACAGGTTCAAAGTGGTTCATTTCTGGACGTTGCAGCTCCCAATGGTTTGCTTGGGCTAGGTATGGAGAAGTTATCAGTTCCTAGCATTTTATCCAGCAAGGGTTTTACAGCAGATTCATTCTCCATGTGCTTTGGACATGATGGGGTTGGAAGGATCAGTTTTGGAGACAAGGGTAGTTCTGATCAAGAAGAGACACCTCTTAATTTGAACCCATCGCA CCCAACTTATAACATCACTGTTACTCAAATTCAAGTTGGCACAACTCTAATTGATGTGGATTTCAGTGCACTTTTTGATTCTGGGACCTCTTTTACATACTTGGTTGAGCCAACCTACACCAGACTTGTAGAGAGT TTCCATGAACAGACTCAAGATAGGCGGCGACAATCTGATCCAAAGATCCCTTTTGAATATTGTTATGATATGAG TCCTAATGCTAATGCTAGTCTGATACCTAGCATGAGTTTAACTATGAAAGGTGAAAGCCAGTTCACTGTCTATGATCCCATAATTGTCATCTCTACGCCG AGTGAACTTGTTTATTGCCTGGCTATTGTCAAGGGCACAGAACTGAATATAATTGGAC AAAACTTTATGACTGGCTACCGTGTTGTATTTGACCGAGAAAAGCTTGTCTTGGGCTGGAAGAAGTTTGATT GTTATGACATTGAGGATCAAAATACTTTCACAGTAAAACCACATGCTACCACTGTGCCTCCTGCTGTTGCTGTCGGAATAG GTAAAGTACAATCATTACATGGTAGAAGTAAGTACCGCAATTGGGGACCTTCGCGTGCAGCTCCAATGCAGTTCTAG